The Corynebacterium sphenisci DSM 44792 genome includes the window TGGTGCACGCCCCCGGGCTGGTCCGGCTGCCGCCGGGGGCCCGGGTGGCCGACGCGATCTCCGCGGCCGGCGGGATGCTGCCCGAGGCGGACCCGGCGAGCGTGAACCTCGCCGCGAAGGTCGCCGACGGCCAGCAGATCCTCGTCGGCGACGCCCCCGCCCCCGCGGCCGCCCCCGGCGGCGCGGACGGCGGGGCGGGCGCCGGCGCGGTGGTGGACATCAACGCCGCCGACGCGGCCGCCCTGGAGACCCTGCCCGGGGTGGGCCCGGCCACCGCGGCGAAGATCATCGCGCACCGGGAGGCCAACGGCCCCTTCCGGGACCCGGCGGAGCTGCAGGAGGTCCCCGGGATCGGCCCGGCCACCTACGCGGGCCTGCGGGAGCGGGTGCGCACATGAGCGCCCCGCCGGCCGAACGCGCCCCGGTGCCGGGCCTGGACCTGCGCCTGGTGCCGGCCGCCGCCGCCACCTGGGCGCTGGTCGCCGCCCTGGTGCGCGCCGGGGGACCGGCCGCACCGCATGGGGGCGCGGTGCCCTCCCTGGCGTCGGCGGCGCTGCTCGCCGGGGTGGCGTGGGCGCTGCTGCGCCTGCGGCCCCGGCGACGGGGCGCCGCCGGCCGGGTGGGCCGGGTGATCCGGATGCGCCGCGGGGCGGCGGCGCGGCTGTCCGCGGCGATGGCGGCGGTCACCGCCGCCGCGGGCGCGGCCTCGACGGGGCTGCGCCAATGGGCCGCCGCCCGGCATCCGCTCACCGGCCGGGCCGGGGGCCTGGCGCGGCTCACCCTGGAGCTCACCGGGGCGCCCCGGGCCACCGAGCACGGCGCCGCCGCCGAGGCGGCCGTGCCCGGCCTGCCCGGGCGGGTGCCGCTCTTCGGCGACGCCGGGCTGCTCGCCCACGACCAGGGCACCCGGATGGGCGCCCTCGTCGCCGTCCGGGAGGGCGCCCGGGACTCGGTGAACGGGCTGGCGCTCACCCTGCGCGGGGAGCCGGCCTGGACGGCGCCGCCGGCGGGTTTCGCCGCCCGGGTGCGCGAGGGCCTGGCGGACATCGCCGCGGGGCTGCCCGCCGGCCCCGATGCCCTGGTGCCGGCGATGGTGCTCGGCGACGAGCGCGGTTTCGGCCCCGGCTACCGGCGGATGATGGCCGATTCGGGCCTGGCCCACCTCACCGCGGTCTCCGGGGCGAACGTGGCCCTGGTCGCCGGGGCCGCGGCCTGGGCCGCCGGCGGCGCCGGGCCCCGGGCCCGGGTGGCCGCCGGGATGGTGGCCCTGGCCGGGTTCCCCGCCGTGGTCGGCACCGAGCCCAGTGTGCTGCGCGCCATGGTCACCGGGGTGGTGGGCCTGCTCGCGGTGCTGCTCGGGCGGCGCGGCCAGGCGGTGCCCGCCCTCGCCTTCGGGGTGGTGGTCCTGCTCGTGGCGGCCCCGGATCTGGCGGTCGCGCCGGGGTTCATGCTCTCCGTGGCGGCCACCGCCGGGCTGGTACTGCTCGCCGAGCCGGTGGCCGCCCGGCTGGTCACGTTGCCCACCGTGGCCCGCTGGCCGGCCCCGGCGGTGCGGGCGGTGGCGGTGGCGCTCACCGCGCACGTCACCACCGCCCCGGTGCTCGCCGCCACCGTGGGCCGGGTGCCGCAGATCGCGGTCGCGGCGAACCTGCTCGCCGCCCCGGCGGTGGCCCCGGTGACCGTGTTCGGCATGGCCGCCGCCGCCCTGGTGGGGGTGCACGCCACCTGGCCGGCGACGGTGCTGGTGTGGCTGGCCGCGCCCTTCGCCTGGTGGGTGCACGCCATCGGCGGGGCCGCCGCCGACCTGGCCGGCGGCGGCGCCGGCGGCGGCCTCACCGGGGCCCTGGCCGTCTGCGCCGCCTTCGCGGCCTTCCTGGCCCGGCCCCGGGCGGTCGCCGGGGCCACCGGGGCCGCCGGGCTCGCCGCGGCGGTGGCCCTGGCCGCCGGACTGCACCATCCGGTGGCCCCGCCCGGCTGGGCGGCGGCGGCCTGCCCGGTGGGCGGGGAGATCCGGGTGGTCACCGCCGCGGCGGCGGACGCCGGGGAGATGGCCGGGCTGGACCGGCGCTGCCGGCGGGCGCTGCGCGCCGGCGGCGCCCCGCACCCCGGGGGGACGATGGTGGTCGCCGACCTGGCCGCCGCCCAGGAGCTCGACGGCCGGGCCGGGCTGGCCTGGATCCTGGTCGCCGACTGCGGCCGGCGGGCCCGGGCCCGGATCCGCACCCCCTCCGGGATCCCGGTGGCCTGCCCGCTGCGCGACGGCCCGGTGGCGCTCTACCCGGCGGGGCCCCGGATCTGGTCCGGGCGTGGCACCATGGAGCCGTGACTCGCAGCGCAGTGGCCCCCGTGAACCTGATCGTGGGCAAGGAGGGCCTGCTCATCGACCGGGCCCGGCTGTCCATCATCGCCGCGGTGCGCCGCGGCGCGGCCACCCCCGCCGACCCCGGGGGCCGGGACGTGCCCGTGGACCAGCTGCGCGCCGGGGAGATCACCACCGTGGAGCTGGTGAACCTGCTCAGCCCCTCCCTCTTCGGCGAG containing:
- a CDS encoding ComEA family DNA-binding protein, producing the protein MDRLRGRLGDLLAPIPAEQAMPVDFRARRWAPSRRAIGAVAAAAALTLLALAAWWARTPTAALPDPAPAPPVAVTGATPGAGEPTETPAAAPAELVVAVVGLVHAPGLVRLPPGARVADAISAAGGMLPEADPASVNLAAKVADGQQILVGDAPAPAAAPGGADGGAGAGAVVDINAADAAALETLPGVGPATAAKIIAHREANGPFRDPAELQEVPGIGPATYAGLRERVRT
- a CDS encoding ComEC/Rec2 family competence protein, which codes for MSAPPAERAPVPGLDLRLVPAAAATWALVAALVRAGGPAAPHGGAVPSLASAALLAGVAWALLRLRPRRRGAAGRVGRVIRMRRGAAARLSAAMAAVTAAAGAASTGLRQWAAARHPLTGRAGGLARLTLELTGAPRATEHGAAAEAAVPGLPGRVPLFGDAGLLAHDQGTRMGALVAVREGARDSVNGLALTLRGEPAWTAPPAGFAARVREGLADIAAGLPAGPDALVPAMVLGDERGFGPGYRRMMADSGLAHLTAVSGANVALVAGAAAWAAGGAGPRARVAAGMVALAGFPAVVGTEPSVLRAMVTGVVGLLAVLLGRRGQAVPALAFGVVVLLVAAPDLAVAPGFMLSVAATAGLVLLAEPVAARLVTLPTVARWPAPAVRAVAVALTAHVTTAPVLAATVGRVPQIAVAANLLAAPAVAPVTVFGMAAAALVGVHATWPATVLVWLAAPFAWWVHAIGGAAADLAGGGAGGGLTGALAVCAAFAAFLARPRAVAGATGAAGLAAAVALAAGLHHPVAPPGWAAAACPVGGEIRVVTAAAADAGEMAGLDRRCRRALRAGGAPHPGGTMVVADLAAAQELDGRAGLAWILVADCGRRARARIRTPSGIPVACPLRDGPVALYPAGPRIWSGRGTMEP